In Kitasatospora gansuensis, a genomic segment contains:
- a CDS encoding APC family permease, producing MTTNPTDVEGRTSPPPARTTDKGLRGGSVGLAAAVALGLSSVAPAYSIAVTLGLVTLTVGQLAPAALLLGFVPILLTAFAFRELNRELPDCGTTFVWTTRAFGPSTGWLAGGWVPQTATLIAMTALAQVGATYLLNLLGLTGLADSEAAVAATAVLLLAGATAIAHRGLQLAASVQYVLLGLQLFALLGFGVAAFARPGAEAPSLAWLDPLGFADFGSFAEAVLLCLFIYWGWDALITANEETRDGSRVSGKAAVLSTLILLGTYLFTAFAAIGYAGTGDTGTGLGNPDSAGDVLATLAPPVLGTALAKVMQLAVCVSAVSALLTSLVGSSRGALSMSAHGALPAAFARIHPRRRTPGFGTVFFGAATAVLLVLLTLLPGAFLGEAILCIGLLIACYYGVTALACVWYFRGRLRGSARDLLLRGLLPLLGGLLMLAAFVRSAVDMYDPGYGSTSFHGVGGVFLLGVGSIATGALAMLAARARFGRFFRDGRTAVTRLTVTEDPARPDRSAPPAAGPA from the coding sequence ATGACGACGAACCCCACCGACGTCGAGGGCAGAACGAGCCCACCGCCCGCCCGCACCACCGACAAGGGCCTGCGCGGCGGCTCGGTGGGACTGGCGGCCGCGGTCGCCCTCGGCCTGTCCTCGGTCGCCCCCGCGTACAGCATCGCCGTGACCCTGGGCCTGGTGACCCTGACGGTCGGTCAGCTGGCCCCGGCCGCGCTGCTGCTCGGCTTCGTCCCGATCCTGCTCACCGCCTTCGCCTTCCGCGAGCTCAACCGGGAGCTGCCGGACTGCGGCACCACCTTCGTCTGGACCACCCGCGCCTTCGGCCCCTCGACCGGCTGGCTCGCGGGCGGCTGGGTGCCGCAGACCGCCACCCTGATCGCGATGACCGCGCTCGCCCAGGTCGGCGCCACGTACCTGCTGAACCTGCTCGGCCTGACCGGCCTGGCCGACTCGGAGGCGGCGGTCGCGGCCACCGCCGTCCTGCTGCTGGCCGGCGCCACCGCGATAGCCCACCGGGGCCTCCAGCTCGCCGCCTCGGTCCAGTACGTCCTGCTCGGCCTCCAGCTGTTCGCGCTGCTCGGCTTCGGCGTGGCCGCCTTCGCCCGGCCCGGCGCCGAGGCGCCGTCGCTGGCCTGGCTCGATCCGCTGGGCTTCGCCGACTTCGGCTCCTTCGCCGAGGCGGTCCTGCTCTGCCTGTTCATCTACTGGGGCTGGGACGCGCTGATCACCGCCAACGAGGAGACCAGGGACGGCAGCCGGGTCTCCGGCAAGGCCGCCGTGCTCTCCACCCTGATCCTGCTCGGCACCTACCTGTTCACCGCCTTCGCCGCGATCGGCTACGCCGGGACGGGCGACACCGGCACCGGCCTCGGCAACCCGGACAGCGCGGGCGACGTGCTGGCGACCCTCGCCCCGCCGGTACTCGGCACCGCGCTCGCCAAGGTGATGCAGCTCGCGGTCTGCGTCTCGGCCGTCTCCGCCCTGCTCACCAGCCTGGTGGGCAGCTCCCGGGGCGCGCTGTCGATGAGTGCGCACGGCGCGCTGCCGGCGGCGTTCGCCCGGATCCACCCGCGCCGACGCACCCCCGGCTTCGGGACGGTCTTCTTCGGCGCCGCCACCGCCGTCCTGCTGGTGCTGCTCACCCTGCTGCCGGGCGCTTTCCTCGGCGAGGCGATCCTCTGCATCGGCCTGCTGATCGCCTGTTACTACGGCGTCACCGCGCTCGCCTGCGTCTGGTACTTCCGCGGTCGGCTCCGCGGCTCCGCGCGCGACCTGCTGCTGCGCGGCCTACTCCCGCTGCTGGGCGGGCTGTTGATGCTGGCCGCGTTCGTCCGCAGCGCCGTCGACATGTACGACCCCGGGTACGGCAGCACCTCCTTCCACGGCGTCGGCGGGGTCTTCCTGCTCGGCGTCGGCTCGATCGCCACCGGCGCGCTGGCCATGCTGGCCGCCCGCGCCCGGTTCGGCCGCTTCTTCCGCGACGGCCGCACCGCCGTCACCCGACTCACCGTCACCGAGGACCCGGCCCGGCCCGACCGGTCAGCTCCCCCAGCCGCCGGTCCCGCGTAG
- a CDS encoding ATP-grasp domain-containing protein gives MRVGVIARDPRHPLLTATAALLTAAGHWVEFAAPDPADPADVYLLKARTPTALALARRLEAAGAVVLNSAAATERCQDRALMAELALAAGLPFAPSLSPNALRYPLVVKSRHSRKDDLVAKVLDPAGLAELRRRWPDEPLVHQEFAPGDGWDRKLWVVGRQVFGELRRSELAAGSGSESWTVPLELAELALWVGEVFALDVYGVDVLETDGTPLVVDVNAFPGIRGQQGAPEAVVRLVQRQLPSPAREGARWLRGTGGWGS, from the coding sequence GTGAGGGTCGGGGTGATCGCCCGCGACCCCCGGCACCCGCTGCTGACCGCGACGGCGGCGCTGCTCACGGCGGCCGGGCACTGGGTGGAGTTCGCCGCCCCGGACCCGGCCGACCCGGCCGACGTCTACCTGCTCAAGGCCCGCACGCCGACCGCGCTGGCGCTGGCCAGGCGGCTGGAGGCGGCGGGCGCGGTGGTGCTCAACTCGGCGGCCGCCACCGAGCGTTGCCAGGACCGGGCGCTGATGGCCGAGCTGGCCCTGGCGGCCGGACTGCCGTTCGCCCCGTCGCTGTCGCCCAACGCGCTGCGCTACCCGCTGGTGGTGAAGAGCCGGCACAGCCGCAAGGACGACCTGGTCGCCAAGGTGCTGGACCCGGCCGGGCTGGCCGAGTTGCGCCGGCGGTGGCCGGACGAGCCGCTGGTGCACCAGGAGTTCGCCCCGGGCGACGGCTGGGACCGCAAGCTCTGGGTGGTCGGCCGCCAGGTCTTCGGCGAACTCCGCCGCTCCGAACTGGCGGCCGGCTCCGGCAGCGAGAGCTGGACCGTGCCGCTGGAGCTGGCCGAACTGGCGCTCTGGGTGGGCGAGGTGTTCGCCCTGGACGTCTACGGGGTGGACGTCCTGGAGACCGACGGCACCCCGCTGGTGGTGGACGTGAACGCCTTCCCGGGCATCCGCGGCCAGCAGGGCGCCCCCGAGGCGGTGGTCCGGCTGGTGCAGCGTCAACTGCCGAGCCCCGCCCGGGAGGGGGCCCGATGGCTACGCGGGACCGGCGGCTGGGGGAGCTGA
- a CDS encoding ATP-grasp domain-containing protein produces the protein MRFCFLVEEQYRNDGIPVDVVRQLADWGHRVDVLRPGGSLLDLGRLVRAGSHDAWVLKTVSGGPGLGLLEAAAAAGLTTVNDARSIRCVRDKASAAVRAAGLGLPVPETWAAARLADLAQIPADRYPLVVKPAEGSQGRSVHRVDDPGQLVLAAGEFAGEGMLIAQPWVQNSGIDLKVYCVDGELFGTERTSPLVPGKRKERAVPLSAEVAAIAAEVGAVYGLDLYGVDVVLGPDGPIVVDVNDFPSFRQVPDAVPRVARAIINLARRGATTPAPVLPVPRVELDPVGGGVR, from the coding sequence ATGAGGTTCTGCTTTCTGGTGGAGGAGCAGTACCGGAACGACGGCATACCGGTGGACGTGGTCCGGCAGCTGGCGGACTGGGGCCACCGGGTGGACGTGCTGCGCCCGGGCGGTTCGCTGCTCGATCTCGGCCGGCTGGTGCGGGCGGGCAGCCACGACGCGTGGGTGCTGAAGACGGTCTCCGGCGGACCGGGGCTCGGCCTGCTGGAGGCCGCCGCGGCGGCCGGGCTGACCACGGTGAACGACGCCCGGTCGATCCGGTGCGTACGGGACAAAGCGAGCGCGGCGGTCCGGGCGGCCGGTCTGGGCCTGCCGGTCCCCGAGACCTGGGCGGCGGCCCGGCTGGCCGACCTGGCCCAGATACCCGCCGACCGGTACCCGCTGGTGGTGAAGCCGGCCGAGGGCAGTCAGGGGCGGTCCGTGCACCGGGTCGACGATCCCGGGCAACTGGTGCTGGCCGCCGGTGAGTTCGCCGGCGAAGGAATGCTGATCGCGCAGCCCTGGGTGCAGAACTCCGGCATCGACCTCAAGGTCTACTGCGTGGACGGCGAGCTGTTCGGCACCGAGCGGACCTCACCGCTGGTGCCGGGCAAGCGGAAGGAGCGGGCGGTGCCGCTCAGCGCCGAGGTGGCCGCGATCGCCGCCGAGGTCGGCGCGGTCTACGGGCTCGACCTGTACGGCGTGGACGTCGTGCTCGGTCCGGACGGGCCGATCGTGGTGGACGTGAACGACTTCCCGAGCTTCCGTCAGGTGCCGGACGCCGTCCCCCGGGTGGCCCGGGCGATCATCAACCTGGCCAGAAGGGGCGCGACGACCCCGGCGCCGGTCCTGCCGGTGCCCCGGGTGGAGCTTGACCCGGTCGGCGGGGGCGTGCGGTGA
- a CDS encoding AAA family ATPase encodes MHETVSPGPVRTAPAGPRVPGQPRGSRTPRGLEPLRPHGLHDLRPGPTPAALQYPADDLVVVSGLPGSGKSTLMRRCAKAPVIDSQQSREHWAARLPGWLPYALYRPLVRLRHYRRLRRALLTGGPLVVHDCGTLPWVRDWLSRTAARQGRRLHLIVLDSSPLQAKQGQRARGRRVSAYAFARHRWATARLHAGLAASAGPVDGCASTVVLSRPGALELQRINFGERRCA; translated from the coding sequence GTGCACGAGACCGTCAGTCCGGGCCCCGTCCGGACGGCTCCGGCCGGACCTCGGGTGCCGGGCCAACCCCGGGGGTCACGCACACCGAGGGGGCTCGAACCACTGCGGCCGCACGGGCTGCACGACCTCCGCCCCGGGCCCACCCCCGCCGCGCTCCAGTATCCGGCCGACGACCTGGTGGTGGTCTCCGGGCTGCCCGGCAGCGGCAAGAGCACCCTGATGCGGCGCTGTGCCAAGGCGCCGGTGATCGACTCCCAGCAGAGCCGCGAGCACTGGGCCGCCCGGCTGCCGGGCTGGCTGCCGTACGCGCTGTACCGGCCGCTGGTGCGCCTGCGGCACTACCGGCGGCTGCGCCGGGCGCTGCTGACGGGCGGTCCGCTGGTGGTGCACGACTGCGGCACACTGCCCTGGGTGCGCGACTGGCTGTCCAGGACCGCCGCCCGGCAGGGCCGGCGGCTGCACCTGATCGTGCTGGACAGCAGCCCGCTGCAGGCCAAGCAGGGCCAGCGGGCCCGGGGCCGCCGGGTCTCCGCGTACGCCTTCGCCAGACACCGGTGGGCCACCGCCCGGCTGCACGCCGGCCTGGCGGCCTCGGCGGGCCCGGTGGACGGCTGCGCGAGCACCGTGGTGCTCTCCCGGCCGGGCGCCCTGGAGCTCCAGCGGATCAACTTCGGGGAGCGGCGCTGCGCCTGA
- a CDS encoding discoidin domain-containing protein codes for MRLHPQPSHRLTGATRPGTVGIVLAAVLLLVGGLLLVAPDRAGAAVDTVISTGKPATASSVEGSSYGAQNAFDGNPATRWASVEGKDPQWIRVDLGASANVTRVSLNWEAAYAKTYRVEVSDDGTTWTRLANETAGNGGTDDWTGLSGKGRYLRVYGTARGTSYGYSLYGVEVYGNFGGTTTPTPTPTPTTTPTTPTGAFTVVAAGDIAAQCTASDSACAHPKTAALAQQLNPKFYLTMGDNQYDDARISDYRAYYDKSWGAFKAKTHPVPGNHETYDPAGSLAGYKEYFGAIAYPQGKSYYSFDEGNWHFIALDSNSFDQTAQIDWLKADLAKNAKSCIAAYWHHPLYSSGGHGNDPVSKPVWKILYAAKADLILNGHDHHYERFAPQDPDGKATSSGIVEIVGGMGGAEPYAIETVQPNSQKRISGQYGVLKLDFTDSGYGWTYVGTDGQVKDTSPKYSCH; via the coding sequence ATGCGCCTGCACCCTCAACCGTCCCATCGACTGACCGGAGCAACCCGCCCCGGCACCGTCGGCATCGTCCTCGCCGCCGTACTCCTGCTGGTCGGCGGCCTGTTGCTGGTCGCCCCCGACCGGGCCGGAGCCGCCGTCGACACCGTCATATCCACCGGCAAGCCCGCCACCGCCTCCTCCGTCGAGGGTTCCTCGTACGGGGCCCAGAACGCCTTCGACGGCAACCCGGCCACCCGCTGGGCCAGCGTCGAGGGCAAGGACCCGCAGTGGATCCGGGTCGACCTCGGCGCCTCCGCCAACGTCACCCGGGTCAGCCTCAACTGGGAGGCCGCGTACGCCAAGACGTACCGCGTCGAGGTCTCCGACGACGGCACGACCTGGACCAGACTCGCCAACGAGACCGCCGGCAACGGCGGCACCGACGACTGGACCGGCCTCAGCGGCAAGGGCCGCTACCTGCGCGTCTACGGCACCGCCCGGGGCACCTCGTACGGCTACTCGCTGTACGGCGTCGAGGTGTACGGCAACTTCGGCGGCACCACCACCCCGACGCCCACGCCGACCCCGACCACCACCCCGACCACGCCGACCGGTGCCTTCACGGTCGTCGCGGCCGGCGACATCGCCGCCCAGTGCACCGCCTCGGACAGCGCCTGCGCCCACCCGAAGACGGCCGCGCTCGCCCAGCAGCTCAACCCGAAGTTCTATCTGACGATGGGTGACAACCAGTACGACGACGCCCGGATCTCGGACTACCGGGCCTACTACGACAAGAGCTGGGGCGCCTTCAAGGCCAAGACCCACCCGGTCCCCGGCAACCACGAGACCTACGACCCGGCGGGCTCGCTGGCGGGGTACAAGGAGTACTTCGGCGCGATCGCCTACCCGCAGGGCAAGAGCTACTACAGCTTCGACGAGGGCAACTGGCACTTCATCGCCCTCGACTCCAACTCCTTCGACCAGACCGCCCAGATCGACTGGCTCAAGGCCGACCTCGCGAAGAACGCCAAGTCCTGCATCGCGGCCTACTGGCACCACCCGCTGTACTCCTCCGGCGGGCACGGCAACGACCCGGTCTCCAAGCCGGTCTGGAAGATCCTGTACGCCGCCAAGGCCGACCTGATCCTGAACGGGCACGACCACCACTACGAGCGGTTCGCCCCGCAGGACCCGGACGGCAAGGCCACCTCGTCCGGCATCGTCGAGATCGTCGGCGGGATGGGCGGCGCCGAGCCGTACGCGATCGAGACTGTCCAGCCGAACAGCCAGAAGCGGATCAGCGGCCAGTACGGCGTGCTGAAGCTGGACTTCACCGACTCCGGCTACGGCTGGACCTACGTCGGCACCGACGGCCAGGTCAAGGACACCAGCCCGAAGTACAGCTGCCACTGA
- a CDS encoding MFS transporter → MTYLATTGRRDDAPAPPPTGGGAGRRIPATVLALGTVSLVTDVSSEMVTAVLPLYLVLGLGLSPLQFGFLDGLFNAASAVVRLIGGHAADRGGRHKRIAGIGYLLSACSRLGLLLAGGATAGLATALAADRVGKGIRTAPRDALISLSGPPETLGRSFGVHRAMDTTGALLGPLVAFTVLWATADAYDAVFVVSFCIGLLGVLVLLLYVPGGPALPTVSLSAVSRPTPVRTKALAPLRDPAFRRILAVAALLGAATIGDSFVFLLLQRGLDLAPGWFPLLPLGVAASYLLLAIPAGRIADRFGRRLPFLCGHLALLGGYVVLLTPLTPAAVVLVLVLLGVFYAATDGVLMALAGPVLPAVGRAGGLALLQTGQALTRLLGTAGFGAAWTLWGQRPALYAALTLLAVALTCGWALLRNPSHPERPTP, encoded by the coding sequence ATGACGTACCTGGCGACCACCGGCCGCCGGGACGACGCCCCCGCCCCGCCGCCCACCGGCGGCGGGGCGGGGCGCCGGATCCCCGCGACCGTCCTCGCGCTCGGCACGGTCAGCCTGGTCACCGACGTCTCCTCCGAGATGGTGACCGCCGTCCTGCCGCTCTACCTGGTGCTCGGCCTGGGGCTCTCGCCGCTCCAGTTCGGCTTCCTGGACGGCCTGTTCAACGCCGCCTCGGCCGTCGTCCGGCTGATCGGCGGCCACGCCGCCGACCGGGGCGGCCGGCACAAGCGGATCGCCGGGATCGGCTACCTGCTCTCCGCCTGCTCCCGGCTCGGCCTGCTGCTCGCGGGCGGCGCGACGGCCGGCCTGGCCACCGCACTCGCCGCCGACCGGGTCGGCAAGGGCATCAGGACCGCCCCGCGCGACGCGCTGATCTCGCTCAGCGGCCCACCGGAGACCCTCGGCCGCTCGTTCGGGGTGCACCGCGCCATGGACACCACCGGTGCCCTGCTCGGCCCACTCGTCGCGTTCACCGTGCTCTGGGCCACCGCAGACGCGTACGACGCGGTCTTCGTGGTCAGCTTCTGCATCGGGCTGCTGGGCGTGCTGGTCCTGCTGCTGTACGTCCCCGGCGGACCGGCCCTGCCGACGGTCTCCCTGTCGGCGGTCTCCCGGCCGACTCCCGTACGCACCAAGGCACTTGCCCCGCTCCGTGACCCCGCCTTCCGCCGCATCCTGGCCGTCGCCGCCCTGCTCGGCGCCGCCACCATCGGCGACTCCTTCGTCTTCCTGCTCCTGCAACGCGGGCTCGACCTGGCACCCGGCTGGTTCCCGCTGCTGCCGCTCGGGGTGGCCGCGAGCTACCTGCTGCTGGCCATCCCGGCGGGCCGGATCGCCGACCGCTTCGGACGCCGACTGCCGTTCCTGTGCGGGCACTTGGCCCTGCTCGGCGGGTACGTGGTGCTGCTCACCCCGCTGACCCCGGCGGCGGTCGTCCTGGTCCTGGTCCTGCTCGGCGTCTTCTACGCGGCCACCGACGGCGTGCTGATGGCCCTGGCCGGGCCGGTGCTGCCCGCGGTCGGCCGGGCCGGCGGGCTGGCACTGCTGCAGACCGGCCAGGCCCTGACCCGGCTGCTCGGCACCGCCGGGTTCGGCGCCGCCTGGACGCTGTGGGGCCAACGCCCCGCCCTGTACGCGGCGTTGACCCTGCTCGCGGTGGCCCTGACCTGTGGCTGGGCGCTGCTCAGGAATCCCTCGCACCCGGAAAGGCCCACCCCGTGA
- a CDS encoding terpene synthase family protein produces the protein MTTDIRPRYGEGGNAPFGWRPVGPTGLGTSAARLARTRYGWLAARCYPQADREFLQTAADYFTWFFIVDDLFVDRVQTVTERTLPNLTAMIDVLDHHRAGPDPVFGEDAWLDLCTRLRRHLSHEHFQRFAHGMRMWASTAGLQILNHLQAAPVGMPQYETIRRHTSGTYPCLALLDAANTGPLTAAEYNDPLTQRLCLHTNNVICWSNDIQSVRIEMNQPGQYLNMVILYTRQGLTLQQSVDLVADRVRAEIAAFHTLARAIEPHATDQMRGFITGLQNWMRGYQDWVDHDTQRYADAYISQDADDTRVLA, from the coding sequence ATGACCACGGACATCCGTCCCCGGTACGGCGAGGGCGGCAATGCCCCCTTCGGCTGGCGGCCCGTCGGCCCGACCGGGCTCGGCACTTCGGCCGCCCGGCTGGCCCGCACCCGGTACGGCTGGCTCGCGGCCCGCTGCTACCCGCAGGCCGACCGGGAGTTCCTACAGACCGCGGCCGACTACTTCACCTGGTTCTTCATCGTCGACGACCTGTTCGTCGACCGGGTGCAGACCGTCACCGAGCGCACCCTGCCCAACCTGACCGCCATGATCGACGTCCTGGACCACCATCGGGCAGGCCCCGACCCCGTCTTCGGCGAGGACGCCTGGCTCGACCTCTGCACTCGCCTGCGCCGACACCTCTCGCACGAGCACTTCCAACGCTTCGCGCACGGCATGCGGATGTGGGCCTCGACCGCCGGACTGCAGATCCTCAACCACCTCCAGGCCGCACCGGTCGGCATGCCGCAGTACGAGACGATCCGCCGCCACACCAGCGGCACCTATCCCTGTCTCGCCCTACTGGACGCCGCCAACACCGGCCCCCTCACCGCCGCCGAGTACAACGACCCGCTCACCCAACGGCTCTGCCTGCACACCAACAACGTCATCTGCTGGTCGAACGACATCCAGAGCGTCCGGATCGAGATGAACCAACCGGGCCAGTACCTCAACATGGTGATCCTCTACACCCGTCAGGGCCTCACCCTCCAACAGAGCGTCGACCTCGTCGCCGACCGCGTCCGAGCCGAGATCGCCGCCTTCCACACGCTCGCCCGCGCCATCGAACCGCATGCCACCGACCAGATGCGCGGCTTCATCACCGGCCTCCAGAACTGGATGCGTGGCTACCAGGACTGGGTCGACCACGACACCCAGCGCTACGCCGACGCCTACATCTCCCAGGACGCCGACGACACCCGCGTCCTGGCCTGA
- a CDS encoding response regulator transcription factor, whose amino-acid sequence MIRVLVADDEPLIRAGIRMILTSAEDIDVVAEAADGRQALELAREHAVDVVLLDIQMPVLDGLSALAELPRYAPGAKALVLTTFGERENVLRAVTSGGAGFLLKDTAPAELILAVRAAAGGHAFLSPAATRHIVDSLAATPAAGARAEAARRRLAALSPREREVLDLLGEGLSNADAGSRLHMSEATVKTYVSRILAKLQCENRVQAALLARDALS is encoded by the coding sequence GTGATCCGAGTCCTCGTCGCCGACGACGAGCCGCTGATCAGGGCGGGCATCAGGATGATCCTGACCAGCGCCGAGGACATCGACGTGGTCGCCGAGGCGGCCGACGGGCGGCAGGCCCTCGAGCTGGCCAGGGAGCACGCGGTCGACGTGGTGCTGCTGGACATCCAGATGCCGGTGCTGGACGGCCTGAGCGCGCTGGCCGAACTGCCGCGCTACGCACCGGGTGCCAAGGCCCTGGTGCTGACCACCTTCGGCGAGCGGGAGAACGTCCTACGGGCCGTCACCTCCGGCGGCGCGGGCTTCCTGCTCAAGGACACCGCCCCGGCCGAACTGATCCTGGCCGTCCGGGCCGCCGCCGGAGGACACGCCTTCCTCTCCCCGGCGGCCACCCGGCACATCGTGGACAGCCTGGCCGCCACCCCGGCGGCCGGCGCCCGGGCCGAGGCCGCCCGGCGCAGGCTGGCCGCCCTCTCCCCGCGCGAGCGCGAGGTGCTCGACCTGCTCGGCGAGGGGCTCTCCAACGCCGACGCGGGCAGCAGGCTGCACATGAGCGAGGCCACGGTGAAGACGTACGTCAGCCGGATCCTGGCCAAGCTGCAGTGCGAGAACCGGGTGCAGGCCGCGCTGTTGGCCCGGGACGCGCTCTCCTAG
- a CDS encoding sensor histidine kinase produces the protein MSGARTVVARALPGPWGRAVVLREGLAALLVGLVSGGLGAVGPAGPVPFAVIGLGAAVLFLLRRGLPGLALVGAAIGGGTLGSWLPLLMITSWSAGRRITRARDAVAVFLGSFVLMTAVSLLTDLDEMPLPALLGVGVGGFLLLAVLPAVFGRYRAQRRTLLIALQERNDQLLRERAMIARQARLRERHRIAQDMHDSLGHQLALISVHTGALEVDRTLTEGQREAVTVLRQAAVGAMRELRGVVGLLRDESTGDPQEAGGVGEIERLTGASRAAGTEVTLTRTGEVRELTPATGHAAYRIVQEALTNAHKHAPGAPIGVALRYEPDALLVEVVNGAGTPTTAAAVSGGQGLTGLRERTRLLGGMLHAGPAPDGGYRLAGVLPYDGSGSPVTDDDPDLPAAPAERLPKRRPALGCAVVVAGVLLSVLGLLLWGGVKFFESLDRATLPDTRFESFRIGQAETEIRDQLPPGSNLMTSSYRDAGPAAPAGTACAWFMSDHQPDQLASTKVSRLCFRDGVLVEKVHYRADD, from the coding sequence ATGAGCGGGGCGAGAACGGTGGTGGCCAGAGCGCTGCCCGGACCGTGGGGGCGGGCCGTCGTGCTCCGGGAGGGCCTGGCGGCGCTGCTGGTCGGCCTGGTGAGCGGCGGACTGGGCGCGGTCGGCCCGGCAGGTCCGGTGCCGTTCGCGGTGATCGGGCTCGGGGCGGCGGTGCTCTTCCTGCTCCGGCGCGGACTGCCCGGCCTGGCCCTGGTCGGCGCGGCGATCGGCGGCGGCACGCTGGGCAGCTGGCTGCCGCTCCTGATGATCACCAGCTGGTCGGCCGGCCGACGGATCACCCGGGCCCGCGACGCGGTGGCGGTCTTCCTGGGCTCCTTCGTCCTGATGACGGCCGTCTCGCTGCTCACCGACCTGGACGAGATGCCGCTGCCCGCCCTGCTCGGGGTCGGGGTCGGCGGCTTCCTGCTGCTGGCCGTGCTGCCCGCCGTGTTCGGCCGCTACCGGGCCCAGCGCCGGACCCTGCTGATCGCCCTGCAGGAGCGCAACGACCAGCTGCTGCGCGAGCGCGCCATGATCGCCCGGCAGGCCCGGCTGCGCGAACGCCACCGGATCGCCCAGGACATGCACGACAGCCTGGGCCACCAGCTGGCGCTGATCTCCGTGCACACCGGCGCGCTGGAGGTGGACCGCACCCTGACGGAGGGTCAGCGGGAGGCCGTCACGGTGCTCCGCCAGGCGGCCGTCGGCGCGATGCGCGAACTGCGCGGCGTGGTCGGCCTGCTCCGCGACGAGTCCACCGGCGACCCCCAGGAGGCGGGCGGCGTCGGCGAGATCGAACGGCTGACCGGCGCCTCCCGGGCGGCGGGCACCGAGGTCACCCTGACCCGGACCGGCGAGGTCAGGGAGCTCACCCCGGCCACCGGCCACGCCGCGTACCGGATCGTCCAGGAGGCGCTGACCAACGCGCACAAGCACGCCCCGGGCGCGCCGATCGGCGTCGCGCTGCGGTACGAACCCGACGCCCTGCTGGTCGAGGTGGTCAACGGCGCGGGCACCCCGACGACCGCCGCTGCCGTCAGCGGCGGCCAGGGCCTGACCGGCCTGCGCGAGCGCACCCGGCTGCTCGGCGGGATGCTGCACGCCGGTCCGGCCCCCGACGGCGGCTACCGGCTGGCCGGCGTCCTCCCGTACGACGGTTCGGGCAGCCCGGTCACCGACGACGACCCCGACCTGCCCGCCGCCCCCGCCGAGCGGCTGCCCAAGCGGCGGCCGGCGCTCGGCTGCGCGGTGGTGGTGGCGGGCGTGCTGCTCAGCGTGCTCGGCCTGCTGCTCTGGGGCGGCGTCAAGTTCTTCGAGTCGCTGGACCGGGCGACCCTGCCGGACACCCGGTTCGAGTCCTTCCGGATCGGTCAGGCCGAGACCGAGATCCGCGACCAGCTGCCGCCCGGGAGCAACCTCATGACGAGCAGTTACCGCGACGCGGGCCCGGCGGCCCCGGCCGGGACGGCCTGCGCCTGGTTCATGTCCGACCACCAGCCGGACCAGCTCGCCAGCACCAAGGTGTCCCGGCTGTGCTTCCGCGACGGGGTGCTGGTGGAGAAGGTGCACTACCGTGCGGACGACTGA
- a CDS encoding polysaccharide deacetylase family protein yields MQFGSPASWARLATGLCLALTAAGCGGAAESEETTVSRALQPPVALQPAVLPGRAAEQEDSALRAGARRVLTERQQAELAGAWGLESAPLTAPPAPARKPALSPGAHITRVADDLPALVRRVPTEDRVVFLTVDDGKEKDPRFNRMMRELDLPFSAFVSGYLARSNYGYFRDLNEQGVRVNNHTVNHKDLRKLNYAQQRAEICGQQDELEREIGIRPVLFRPPYGEYTTDTLRAARSCGITAVPMWNEEAFPDRMEYRHADQRLHPGDIILTHFRGTDDWSGSMTDLARQVLRTVTAQGFALARLDDYLG; encoded by the coding sequence ATGCAATTCGGATCACCTGCGTCCTGGGCCCGGCTGGCCACCGGCCTCTGCCTGGCGCTCACCGCGGCCGGCTGCGGCGGCGCGGCGGAGAGCGAGGAGACCACGGTCTCCCGGGCCCTACAGCCACCGGTCGCGCTGCAGCCCGCCGTCCTGCCCGGCCGGGCCGCCGAGCAGGAGGACAGCGCGCTGCGGGCCGGCGCCCGCCGGGTGCTGACCGAGCGTCAGCAGGCCGAGCTGGCCGGGGCCTGGGGCCTGGAGTCCGCACCGCTCACCGCGCCCCCTGCCCCGGCGCGCAAGCCCGCCCTGAGCCCGGGGGCGCACATCACCCGGGTCGCGGACGACCTGCCCGCGCTGGTACGGCGGGTGCCGACCGAGGACCGGGTGGTGTTCCTGACCGTGGACGACGGAAAGGAGAAGGACCCCAGGTTCAACCGGATGATGCGCGAACTGGACCTGCCATTCAGCGCCTTCGTCTCCGGCTACCTGGCCCGCAGCAATTACGGGTACTTCCGCGACCTGAACGAGCAGGGCGTGCGGGTGAACAACCACACCGTCAACCACAAGGACCTGCGGAAGCTGAACTACGCGCAGCAGCGGGCCGAGATCTGCGGCCAGCAGGACGAGCTCGAACGCGAGATCGGGATCCGCCCGGTGCTGTTCCGGCCGCCGTACGGCGAGTACACCACCGACACCCTGCGCGCCGCCCGCTCCTGCGGCATCACGGCGGTGCCGATGTGGAACGAGGAAGCCTTCCCGGACCGGATGGAGTACCGCCACGCCGACCAGCGGCTGCACCCGGGCGACATCATCCTGACCCACTTCCGGGGCACCGACGACTGGTCGGGGTCGATGACCGACCTGGCCCGTCAGGTCCTGCGCACCGTCACCGCGCAGGGCTTCGCGCTGGCCCGGCTCGACGACTACCTCGGTTGA